One window of the Saccopteryx bilineata isolate mSacBil1 chromosome 2, mSacBil1_pri_phased_curated, whole genome shotgun sequence genome contains the following:
- the LOC136323164 gene encoding keratin-associated protein 13-1-like — translation MSHSCCSGNLSSHSHGGYRRYPGSSCGSSYPSNLVYSTDLCSPSSCLQGSSLYSGCQETCWEPTNCQTSCSSPRTPTLCHPRWTTYPGYLGYGSGSSCSLGYGSRGFCPLSCGSNVCRPLGYGVCGFPSQSYGSQFCRPTYLASKSCQSACYRPTCGSGFY, via the coding sequence ATGTCCCACAGCTGCTGCTCTGGAAACCTCTCTTCCCACTCCCATGGAGGCTACCGCCGCTACCCAGGCTCCTCCTGCGGCTCTTCCTACCCCAGCAACCTGGTCTACAGCACTGACCTCTGCTCCCCCAGCTCCTGTCTGCAGGGCTCCTCTCTCTACAGTGGCTGCCAGGAGACCTGCTGGGAGCCCACCAACTGCCAGACGTCCTGCTCCAGCCCAAGGACCCCCACGCTCTGCCATCCCCGCTGGACAACCTACCCTGGGTATCTGGGCTATGGGTCAGGCAGCAGCTGCTCCCTGGGCTATGGATCCAGAGGATTCTGCCCCCTGAGCTGTGGGTCCAATGTCTGCAGACCCCTTGGTTATGGGGTCTGTGGCTTCCCTTCCCAAAGTTATGGGTCCCAATTCTGCCGTCCAACCTACTTGGCCTCCAAGAGCTGCCAATCAGCGTGTTACAGACCAACCTGTGGATCTGGCTTCTATTGA